One stretch of Gammaproteobacteria bacterium DNA includes these proteins:
- the gshB gene encoding glutathione synthase, whose amino-acid sequence MNNKTINIGIVMDPIESIKPHKDSSLAMLIEAQKRGWKLHYMELNDLYLRDGQPYAELQNLTVYDDNEHWFELSNRRSQHMNTLDVTLMRKDPPFDMEYIHSTYLLEQAERAGVLVVNKAQSLRDVNEKLGTQWFPQCTPPTLVTRNAHEIRKFLAEFGDIILKPLGEMGGASIFRVRLDDPNISVIIETITQHARRYIMVQRFIPEILAGDKRILMVNGEPVPYALARIPAKNETRGNLAAGGRGEGVELSERDRWICEQVGPTLRERGLLFVGLDVIGDYLTEINVTSPTCIRELDKIYSLNISAQLMDCIEAKIKS is encoded by the coding sequence ATGAATAATAAAACCATAAATATCGGTATCGTCATGGATCCGATTGAGTCGATCAAGCCCCATAAAGACAGCTCTCTCGCAATGTTGATCGAAGCTCAAAAGCGTGGCTGGAAACTGCATTATATGGAGTTAAATGACCTCTATCTGCGTGATGGTCAGCCCTATGCAGAGCTTCAGAATCTGACCGTTTATGATGATAACGAACACTGGTTTGAACTTTCGAATCGCCGCAGCCAGCACATGAATACGCTTGATGTCACCCTTATGCGCAAAGATCCGCCTTTTGATATGGAGTATATTCACAGTACTTATCTGCTTGAGCAGGCTGAGCGTGCGGGGGTTTTGGTGGTTAATAAAGCGCAAAGCCTACGCGATGTAAATGAAAAACTGGGAACGCAGTGGTTCCCACAATGTACGCCCCCGACACTTGTTACACGCAATGCTCATGAAATTCGTAAATTTTTGGCTGAATTTGGAGATATCATCTTAAAACCTTTAGGAGAAATGGGCGGAGCTTCTATTTTCCGAGTGCGTTTGGATGACCCCAATATCAGCGTCATCATCGAAACCATTACTCAACATGCCCGTCGTTACATCATGGTTCAGCGCTTTATTCCTGAAATACTCGCAGGTGATAAACGAATTTTGATGGTCAATGGTGAGCCTGTTCCTTATGCACTGGCGCGCATTCCTGCTAAAAATGAGACACGAGGAAATCTTGCAGCAGGTGGACGTGGAGAAGGTGTTGAACTCAGCGAACGCGACCGCTGGATTTGTGAACAAGTCGGCCCTACTTTACGTGAACGCGGCCTGCTATTTGTTGGGCTTGATGTTATTGGCGACTATCTCACCGAAATTAATGTCACCAGCCCGACCTGTATTCGTGAACTGGATAAAATTTACTCACTCAATATTAGTGCTCAACTCATGGACTGTATTGAAGCAAAAATTAAATCGTGA
- a CDS encoding energy transducer TonB: protein MTTAPHITSNDRISMTIFLAIAIHAIIILGVTFNIKQVEDETDKPLPTMEITLVHHSSEKSLEEGDFFAQVSQEGGGSREEKLRFSSPVSTPSIATEISDSDSITPPASPQEVTPTSNPIVIAHSESDFKLQASENITKTTPEAIDAAELYARSMKIASLQAEISQELQTDSMKKGERTISATSTLALRDAVYLEAWQSKIEHIGTLNYPEEAKRRSIAGRLTVDVALNPDGSVEKITILRSSGHKLLDDAVKRIVQLAAPFAPFSEEMRKDTTLLHIRRTWKFLPNNSLEAR, encoded by the coding sequence ATGACCACAGCACCCCATATCACTTCGAATGACCGAATCAGCATGACTATTTTTTTAGCCATTGCGATTCATGCCATTATTATTTTAGGTGTCACCTTCAATATTAAACAGGTGGAAGATGAAACTGACAAACCTTTACCCACTATGGAGATCACCTTGGTACACCACTCAAGTGAAAAATCACTTGAAGAGGGAGATTTTTTTGCTCAAGTCAGCCAGGAAGGAGGCGGAAGTCGTGAAGAAAAATTACGCTTTTCCAGCCCCGTTTCAACCCCCTCTATTGCTACAGAGATCAGTGATAGTGACTCCATAACGCCCCCTGCATCACCACAAGAAGTTACCCCGACATCAAATCCGATAGTCATAGCACACTCAGAGTCTGACTTTAAATTACAAGCAAGTGAAAACATCACTAAAACGACACCTGAGGCGATTGATGCTGCTGAGTTATACGCCCGCAGTATGAAGATCGCCAGCCTGCAAGCAGAAATCAGTCAAGAGCTACAAACGGACTCAATGAAAAAAGGCGAGCGCACTATATCAGCCACCAGTACCCTGGCTCTTCGTGATGCAGTTTATTTGGAAGCGTGGCAATCAAAAATTGAACATATCGGAACGCTAAACTACCCAGAAGAAGCCAAACGGCGCTCCATTGCAGGCCGTTTGACTGTAGATGTTGCACTCAACCCCGATGGTAGCGTAGAAAAAATTACAATTTTACGTTCATCAGGGCACAAACTACTGGATGATGCCGTCAAACGCATTGTTCAACTGGCGGCTCCTTTCGCCCCATTTTCTGAAGAGATGCGCAAGGATACGACGCTATTACACATCCGCCGCACCTGGAAATTTTTACCTAACAATAGCTTGGAAGCAAGATAA
- a CDS encoding FAD:protein FMN transferase produces the protein MIGKAFIALCIALLCACSQPTDQKSVYEEQLYVFGTLIDISIQGETEEKARQAVAAIAQQFNAMHQQWHAWQPSRLTDINQALADDKSITLIESEKKFIQQASELSINSGHLFNPAIGHLIGLWGFLSEERSKQPPTKSSITELITAHPTMADLIFSNLELSSKNQHVKLDFGGIAKGYAVDLAINKLKSLGIHNAIVNTGGDLRAIGSKGQQPWRIGIRHPRQTAPLAFIETQGDEAIFTSGDYERYFTYQQQRYHHIIDPLTGYPATGATSVTVICNNGLLADTAATALLIAGPEKWQTTALAMGVDQVMLVDNQGTVYMTSKMAKRVHFMEKPVRHIVKSL, from the coding sequence GTGATCGGCAAAGCTTTTATAGCACTCTGCATTGCACTGCTCTGCGCCTGCAGCCAGCCCACAGATCAAAAATCCGTTTACGAAGAACAACTTTATGTCTTTGGAACGCTGATTGATATATCAATACAAGGGGAAACAGAGGAGAAAGCTCGCCAGGCAGTGGCTGCCATTGCACAGCAATTCAATGCAATGCACCAGCAATGGCACGCCTGGCAGCCGAGTCGGCTCACGGATATTAACCAAGCACTGGCTGATGACAAAAGTATCACTCTGATTGAATCAGAAAAAAAATTCATCCAGCAAGCATCCGAGCTCTCCATCAATAGCGGCCACCTGTTTAACCCAGCCATCGGCCACTTAATTGGCTTATGGGGATTTTTAAGTGAGGAACGCAGCAAACAACCGCCAACAAAATCATCAATCACAGAACTGATCACCGCCCACCCCACCATGGCTGACTTGATTTTTTCCAATCTTGAGCTTTCAAGTAAAAACCAACACGTTAAACTGGATTTTGGTGGCATCGCAAAAGGGTACGCCGTTGACTTGGCGATTAACAAACTAAAATCACTGGGTATTCATAATGCCATTGTAAATACCGGTGGAGATTTACGAGCCATTGGTAGCAAAGGCCAACAACCTTGGCGCATCGGCATTCGTCACCCCCGCCAAACAGCACCACTGGCATTCATTGAAACTCAGGGTGACGAAGCTATTTTTACCTCAGGAGATTATGAGCGTTACTTTACTTATCAGCAGCAGCGCTACCATCACATCATTGATCCACTGACAGGATACCCTGCAACGGGAGCGACTTCGGTAACTGTTATTTGCAATAACGGCCTGCTTGCCGATACAGCAGCAACAGCACTACTCATCGCAGGCCCTGAAAAATGGCAAACAACGGCCTTGGCAATGGGCGTTGATCAAGTTATGCTCGTGGATAATCAAGGCACTGTTTATATGACCTCTAAAATGGCAAAACGAGTTCACTTTATGGAAAAACCCGTTCGCCATATTGTAAAAAGCTTATGA